The genomic region TCGCGCTCGCGACGACACCGTTCCTGCCGGCGGGCGTACCGGTGCTGCTCGCACTGGCCGGCCTGGTCGCGTTCCGGCCGACGAAGAAGAAGGAGGAGGAACCGTGCCCGTCACCGCAGTCCTGATCCTCGCCGCCGGCACGTTCGCGATCCGGATCGCCGGACCCCTGCTGCGCGACCGGGTCACGTTGCCGGACCGGGTCCGTGAGCTGTTGTCGGCCTCGGCGACGGTGCTGCTGTTCGCGCTGGTGGCGATCTCGGCGCTGACGAACGGCAAGAGCTTCGGCGGCTGGGCGCTGGCGCTCGGCGTCGTGGTCGGCGGGCTCGCGGCGTGGCGGAAGCTGCCGTTCGTCGCGGTGATCGTGCTGGCCGCGGCCACCACGGCCGGGCTCCGGCTGGCCGGGGTGGCGTAGGAACTCCGACACCGGCCCTGCGGGTGATGCCTGCGCAATAGGGGGCTGATGGGGGCGCAGCCTCAGATGGGGGCATGGCTGCGAAACCTGGACTGGTCGGGCGGGACCGGGAGACGACCCAGCTGGCGGGCGCCCTCACCGCGGCGGCGCACGGCGACGGGCACCTCGTCGTCGCGTCCGGCGGGCTCGGGGTCGGCAAGACCGCGCTGCTGGCCACCGCCCGCGAGCTGGCCGCCGAGCACGGGTTCACCGTGCTGGCCGCGGGGAGCTTCCTCGAGCGCGAGCTGCCGTTCGGGGTCGTGAGCCGCCTGTTCGTCTGCGCAGCCGGTGCCGCCGACGACGTGCAGCACCTGCCGCGGATCGCCGCCGCTGGGCCTGTCCGACGCGCTGGCCGAGCCGGGCCCGGTGACGTTGCCCGAGCTGCACGTCCTGCACCGGGCGCTGGCGCGGATGGCGGCCGACCGGCCCGTCGCCATCGTCGTCGACGACGCGCAGTGGGCCGACCAGCCGTCGCTGCAGTGGCTGAGCACCCTGCCGCACCGCATCGAGCACCTGCCGGTCTTCGCGCTGGCCGGGATCGGCGCGGGCGAGGTGTGCGCCGGGCCGCAGACGCTGGAGGAGCTGCTCGCGGCGACCTCCGCCGAGATCCGCCTGGACGAACTGTCGTTCGACGCCTCGCGCGCGTTGGTCGAACACGAGCTGGGCGAGCGCGTAGATGACGCGTTCGTCACCGCGTGCCGCGCGGAAGCCGGTGGCAACCCACTGCTGCTGTTGAACCTCGTGCGCGCGTTCGGCGGTTCGCTGGACGGACTGACCGCACCCGCGTTGCTGCCGACGTTGAACGTGCGTCTGCGCCGCTTGGCGGCGCACGCACCGGATGCGGTGCACGCGCTGGCCGTGCTGGGGGGCGAGGTCACGTTGCCGCGGGTGGCCGAGCTGATCGGCATCGAACCGTGCGAGCTCGCCGGGACGATCGCGGCGTTGCACCGGACGGGCTTGCTCTCGGCGGCCGGCGCGCTGGTGCACCCGGTGGTGCGCAACACCTTGCGCGAGGAGCTGACCATCACCGAACGGCAGGACCTGCACGCCGCGGCCGCGCGGTTGCTGGTCGAGACGGGAGCCTCGGCCGAGGTGGTGGCCGAGCACCTGGTGGAGACCCGGCCGCTGGACGAGGAGTGGGCGACCGACGTGCTGGTGGCGGCGTCCAGCCGGGCCCGCGCGCGCAACCGGGTGCTCGACGCGGTGCGCTACCTGAGGCGGGCCATGGCCGAGCCGGGCTCCGGTGAGCTCCTGGCCGAGCTGGGCGAGGTCGAGTCCTACGTGGACGTCCCGGCGGCCGTGGACCACCTGGGCGAGGCCGACCCGGCCCATCCCGCGCTGCCGGCGCTGCTCGCGTTGCTGGGGGAGGAGCCGGTGCTCGAACGGGCCGCGGTCGGTGACCCGGACGTGCTGCCGACGTCACCCACGGCGTTCGACCCGTACTTGCGCGCGCTCGCGTACATGCGGCTGCGTGGAGACCTTGCTGCCGCGTACGCGCGTGTGGACCGTGCGCTGACCGTGGCACGGAGGTGGCAGCACCGGCCGTGTGTGGCGGCGGCGTTGACGGCGCGGTCGGCGTGCTTGCGCGACCTCGGCAGGTTGGCGGCGGCGGAGACCGACGCGCGCGAGGCGTTGGCGGTGCTGGAGAGCTGTGGCGCGGCACGGGTGTCGACGCCGGTGTTCGCGGCGCTGACCGAGCTGGCGCTGGCGTTGCTGGACATGGGTGACGTCGACGAGGCCGCGGCGGTGTTCGACGTGGTGCCGGGCGAGGTGCCGGACCTGTTCGGCGCACCGGCGCTGCTGGCCGCGCGGGCGGTGCGGATCGCGGCCGAGCGGCGCAAGGACGGTGTGCGCGACCTGCTCGACTGCGGCGAACGGCTGCGCGCGCGTGGCTGTGACGCGCCGTCGTGGCGGCTGCCGTTGGGCGGAGAACACCTTCTGGCAGAAGAACGCCTCTCGCGCGAGTGCGGTGCCGTGCTGCCGTTGGCGGCCGCGTTGCGCGAACAGGGCGTGCTCGTCGGAGTGGAAGGCCTGGCCCTGCTGGAGGAGTCGGTCGCACTGCTGGCGCCCACGGGTGCCGTGCTGGAACGGGCGCGCAGCCACTTCGCCCTCGGTCGCGCGCTGCACCTGGCCGGGCGGGTGAAGCCGGCGCGGGCCGAGCTGCGGGTCGCGGTCGACCTCGCCGACGACTGCGGTGTCGAGGACCTGGCCGAGGAGATCAGGCAGGAGCTGGCCGCCGGACCGGCCGGGCTGACCGAGTCCGAACGGCGGGTCGCCGCGTTGGCGGCGGAGGGCAAGATGAACCGCGAGATCGCCGCCGCGTTGTTCGTGCAGCTGCGAACCGTGGAGATCCACCTGACGAAGGTTTACCGCAAGCTCGGCATTGACGGACGTGACCAGCTCGCACCGGCATTGCGCCTTGCGTCTTAGTACTTGCGAACATGCGAAAAGAGCAGATTCGTGTGCACTTCGGTCACTTCGCGGCGACTTGTGAACTTGTCGAGCACGAGTCGTTGCAGATGACCGACGTCCGAAACCGCGACATGCACGAGGAAATCCTCCGGGCCGGTCACGTGGGAGAGCGCGAGCGTTTCCGGCAGGCTCAGCACGTAAGCCATGAACGGGTCGACGATCTCCTTGGTGTGCGGGCGGATCTTCAACGCGAGCATCGCCTGCACCGGCCTGCCGACCGCGCCCAGGTCGATCTCCGCGTGGTAGCCGGTGATCACGCCGCGGTCCCGCAGCGCCCGGTGCCGCACCACGGCGGTGGACTGCGCGACGTTCACGCGCTCGGCCAGGTCCTTGTTCTGCAGCCGCGCGTCCTTCCGCAGCTCCCGCACGATGGCCTCGTCGATCGAATCCAGCACGGCTCTTCTCCGTTCTGCCGAACCAGCTGCGGGCGATCGTCCGCTACGCCGAGGAAGTCTCCACCATTCCGACCATGACGCGCATCGAGACCCTCGCCGTGCACGGCGGCCGCGACGACCTCGCAAAGCTGGGTGTGCACGCTCCTCCCATCGACCTGTCCACCACCTACCCCGTGCCCGACCAGGCGCTCGGCGGGGAAGCGCTGGGTGAGTGGGCCACAGGCGCGGCACACGCCGCGTCGCCGGTGTACGCCCGGTTGCACAACCCGACCGTGGCGCGGTTCGAACAGGCGCTGGCCGCCCTGGAGCACACCGAGGCGGCCGTGGCGTTCGGCAGCGGGATGGCCGCGGTGACCGCCGTGGTCCAGGCCGCCTGCGTGATGGCGGGAAAGCCGCACGTCGTAGCCGTGCGGCCGCTCTACGGCGGCACCGACCACCTGCTGTCGTCGGGTCTGCTGGGCGTGTCGGTCACGTACGCGGAAGCGGGCCTGGTGTCCTCCGCGATCCGGCCGGACACCGGGCTCGTCGTCGTCGAGACGCCGGCCAACCCCAACCTCGACCTCGTCGACATCGGCCACGTCGTGCGGCAGGCCGGGTCGGTGCCGGTCATGGTCGACAACACCTTCGCCACGCCGGTCCTGCAGAACCCGGCGCTGCACGGCGCGTCGTACGTGCTGCACTCCGGCACCAAGTACCTGGGCGGGCACGGGGACGTGCTCGGCGGTGTCGTGGCCTGTTCCGAGCAGCTCGCGCCGGCGTTGCGGCAGGTCAGGATCATCACGGGCGCGGTGCTGCACCCGCTGGGCGGCTACCTGCTGCACCGCGGCCTCGCGACGTTGCCGCTGCGGGTCGAGGCGGCGACCCGGTCGGCGCAGGTGCTGGCCGCGCGGCTGGCCGAGCACGACGCGGTGGAGTTCGTGCGCTACCCGACCGCATCGCTGCAGATGCGGGGGACCGGCGCGATGATCGCGTTCGGCGTGCACGGCGACCCGGTCGAGGTGGTGCGGCGGCTCACGTTGATCACGCCGGCCGTCTCGCTGGGCTCGGTGGACACGCTGATCGAGCACCCGTCGGCGCTGACCCACCGGCTGGTACCCGGCGAAGAACTGCGTGCATCGGGAGTTCCGGACAATTTGCTGCGCATTTCCGTGGGCCTTGAGCACGTTCAGGACATTTGGGAAGACTTGAACGCGGCGTTGTGTGACGTCCCTTACGTTAAGCCTTCCCCAACTGATCACTTGGTGATGACCGCCACTCACTAGGGTTCCGACGCATCAGCGCGTCGGGGCGCGGGAGGTTCCGACGCGAGCATTTTTCCGTTTCGGAAGGAACCTCCTCGTGAGTTCTGTGGAAACTGATGCGGACGGCTACACCAAGGCGTTGAGCAAGCGCCAGGTGCAGATGATCGCAATCGGTGGCGCGATCGGCGTCGGCCTCTTCCTGGGCGCGGGCGGACGCCTCGCCACGGCGGGGCCGTCGCTGATCCTGTCGTACGCGGTGTGCGGTATCGCGGCGTTCTTCGTCATGCGCGCGCTGGGCGAGCTGGTGCTGCACCGCCCGGTCTCCGGCAGTTTCGTGGAGTACGCCCGCGAGTTCATCGGCCCGTGGGCGGGCTTCACGTCCGGCTGGATGTACTGGGTCAA from Lentzea guizhouensis harbors:
- a CDS encoding AzlD domain-containing protein translates to MPVTAVLILAAGTFAIRIAGPLLRDRVTLPDRVRELLSASATVLLFALVAISALTNGKSFGGWALALGVVVGGLAAWRKLPFVAVIVLAAATTAGLRLAGVA
- a CDS encoding ATP-binding protein; this encodes MAAKPGLVGRDRETTQLAGALTAAAHGDGHLVVASGGLGVGKTALLATARELAAEHGFTVLAAGSFLERELPFGVVSRLFVCAAGAADDVQHLPRIAAAGPVRRAGRAGPGDVARAARPAPGAGADGGRPARRHRRRRRAVGRPAVAAVAEHPAAPHRAPAGLRAGRDRRGRGVRRAADAGGAARGDLRRDPPGRTVVRRLARVGRTRAGRARR
- a CDS encoding LuxR C-terminal-related transcriptional regulator — protein: MNREIAAALFVQLRTVEIHLTKVYRKLGIDGRDQLAPALRLAS
- a CDS encoding Lrp/AsnC family transcriptional regulator; the encoded protein is MLDSIDEAIVRELRKDARLQNKDLAERVNVAQSTAVVRHRALRDRGVITGYHAEIDLGAVGRPVQAMLALKIRPHTKEIVDPFMAYVLSLPETLALSHVTGPEDFLVHVAVSDVGHLQRLVLDKFTSRREVTEVHTNLLFSHVRKY
- a CDS encoding trans-sulfuration enzyme family protein translates to MTRIETLAVHGGRDDLAKLGVHAPPIDLSTTYPVPDQALGGEALGEWATGAAHAASPVYARLHNPTVARFEQALAALEHTEAAVAFGSGMAAVTAVVQAACVMAGKPHVVAVRPLYGGTDHLLSSGLLGVSVTYAEAGLVSSAIRPDTGLVVVETPANPNLDLVDIGHVVRQAGSVPVMVDNTFATPVLQNPALHGASYVLHSGTKYLGGHGDVLGGVVACSEQLAPALRQVRIITGAVLHPLGGYLLHRGLATLPLRVEAATRSAQVLAARLAEHDAVEFVRYPTASLQMRGTGAMIAFGVHGDPVEVVRRLTLITPAVSLGSVDTLIEHPSALTHRLVPGEELRASGVPDNLLRISVGLEHVQDIWEDLNAALCDVPYVKPSPTDHLVMTATH